A region of Nostoc sp. 'Peltigera membranacea cyanobiont' N6 DNA encodes the following proteins:
- a CDS encoding GAF domain-containing sensor histidine kinase — protein MSKTSDDEILLHNQTWQRERQIIIRLSSLNYRTGELGSYLHNIACGVSELIRVDWTVVTFCQEGFETVLASSLEMGEGEHVYSLHGLLTGTVIKMGHSLAVKDAQKNPEYGQAPEGYCAYLGIPLRTAENKVIGTICSFNHQPRDFTKEDIQIVELFAERAATAIDNYHLYQQQCKFNHLLEAEVEKRTAELQTTQAKLLEQERLAAIGEFAAMIVHEIRNPLTTMIMGLKYFRKTILTESAQERLALALSEASRLERLLSEILLYAKPQVLELYELDVNELIYELLLCIHEMPEAVERQIEFIPVLPTVKVLGDKDKLKQVFINIIRNACEAVTAGDIVKLKVDFTHINKVCINVHNGGEPIPSEVLTKLSQPFFSTKPGGTGLGLAITKRIVNAHNGELSICSDLLTGTTVSVQLPVVTFRNF, from the coding sequence ATGAGCAAAACCAGTGATGACGAAATATTGTTGCACAACCAAACTTGGCAGAGGGAACGGCAAATCATAATCCGTTTGTCTTCTTTAAACTATCGAACTGGCGAACTAGGCAGCTATTTGCACAATATTGCCTGCGGAGTCAGCGAACTTATTAGAGTTGATTGGACAGTTGTTACCTTTTGCCAAGAAGGGTTTGAAACTGTTCTAGCTAGTAGTCTTGAAATGGGCGAGGGTGAACATGTTTATTCATTACATGGTTTACTAACTGGTACTGTTATTAAAATGGGTCACTCATTAGCCGTGAAAGATGCTCAAAAAAACCCAGAATATGGACAAGCTCCAGAAGGTTATTGTGCATATTTAGGGATACCATTGCGGACTGCTGAAAATAAGGTAATTGGTACTATCTGCTCTTTTAATCATCAACCACGTGATTTTACAAAAGAAGACATCCAAATTGTGGAATTATTTGCTGAACGAGCTGCAACGGCAATTGACAACTATCATCTTTATCAACAACAGTGCAAATTTAATCATCTTTTAGAAGCCGAGGTAGAGAAACGTACCGCAGAACTGCAAACAACCCAAGCCAAGCTTTTAGAACAAGAACGACTGGCGGCTATTGGTGAATTTGCTGCCATGATTGTGCATGAGATTCGTAATCCATTGACTACAATGATTATGGGATTAAAGTATTTCCGAAAAACCATTTTAACTGAATCTGCTCAAGAACGATTAGCGTTGGCATTGAGCGAAGCTAGTCGTTTGGAGCGTTTGCTAAGTGAAATTTTGCTCTACGCCAAGCCCCAAGTATTAGAGCTTTATGAATTAGATGTGAATGAACTAATTTATGAGTTGTTGCTATGCATTCATGAAATGCCAGAAGCTGTGGAAAGGCAAATTGAATTTATTCCAGTGTTGCCTACGGTAAAAGTTTTGGGGGATAAGGACAAACTAAAGCAAGTATTTATCAATATTATTCGTAATGCTTGTGAGGCAGTTACAGCAGGAGATATTGTTAAGTTGAAAGTAGACTTTACCCATATAAATAAAGTCTGTATTAATGTCCATAATGGCGGCGAACCAATTCCATCAGAAGTTTTAACTAAGCTTTCTCAGCCATTTTTCTCCACAAAACCTGGTGGTACTGGGTTAGGTCTTGCTATTACCAAACGTATCGTCAATGCTCATAATGGGGAACTGTCAATCTGTTCTGACCTATTAACAGGTACTACCGTGAGTGTTCAATTACCTGTAGTTACTTTTCGGAACTTTTAA
- a CDS encoding HD domain-containing protein produces MERHQISPINWSQETYIKALKKAARAHQGQKMTGSEIPYLMHLNLVSMEVIAALSVEIENDGNLAIQCAILHDTIEDTNTTFEEIKTEFGESVANGVLALTKDESLAKHLQMTDSLQRIKEQPREIWMVKLADRITNLQAPPHYWTQDKIIRYREEGIQIYEALQDASLFLASRLAKLIEDYKAFIK; encoded by the coding sequence ATGGAAAGACATCAAATTAGTCCAATAAACTGGTCACAAGAAACTTACATTAAAGCTTTAAAGAAAGCAGCACGCGCACATCAAGGTCAGAAAATGACAGGTTCCGAAATACCTTACCTTATGCACTTGAATCTTGTGAGCATGGAAGTAATTGCAGCCCTAAGTGTAGAAATAGAAAATGACGGAAACCTTGCCATTCAATGTGCTATTTTGCATGACACAATCGAAGATACTAATACAACTTTTGAGGAAATAAAAACTGAATTTGGTGAATCAGTAGCTAATGGTGTACTTGCACTGACTAAAGATGAAAGTTTAGCAAAACATCTCCAAATGACAGATAGTTTACAAAGGATAAAGGAGCAACCACGAGAAATATGGATGGTGAAATTAGCAGATAGAATCACTAACCTCCAAGCACCACCACATTATTGGACTCAAGACAAAATTATTCGATATCGAGAAGAAGGTATTCAGATTTATGAAGCTTTGCAGGATGCAAGTCTATTTCTTGCTTCCCGCTTGGCAAAATTAATTGAAGATTACAAAGCGTTTATTAAGTAA
- a CDS encoding thermonuclease family protein → MMELLELILVLATVVGVTDGNTILVKDNGGQTIPVRLACIKAPDATGQAYTLAATQRLKQLLPPKTPVVIRSTEQLDDGRTVGEVFVDNRSVNLLLVQSGNAIVDRESLQNCYESKTQFLIAEANAKNKHLGLWQQSKVKLNFHAK, encoded by the coding sequence ATGATGGAATTACTTGAACTAATCTTGGTGCTAGCTACAGTAGTTGGTGTTACAGATGGAAACACAATTTTGGTTAAAGATAATGGCGGACAAACAATTCCAGTCAGGCTAGCGTGTATTAAAGCACCAGACGCGACTGGACAGGCGTATACTTTAGCGGCAACTCAAAGGTTAAAACAGCTACTACCACCTAAAACTCCTGTCGTGATTAGAAGCACAGAACAACTCGATGATGGTCGTACAGTCGGTGAAGTGTTCGTGGATAATCGGTCAGTAAATCTCCTTTTGGTACAGTCGGGTAATGCTATCGTTGACCGAGAATCTTTACAAAATTGCTACGAGAGCAAAACCCAGTTTTTAATTGCAGAAGCTAATGCTAAAAATAAACACCTGGGATTGTGGCAGCAATCAAAAGTTAAATTAAATTTTCATGCCAAGTAA
- a CDS encoding threonine aldolase family protein, producing MSNQLEQFASDNSSGICPEALEYMIRANQGSVPAYGNDEWTQKATDYFRELFEIDCEVFFTFNGTAANSLSLAALCQSYHSVICHETSHIETDECGAPEFASNGSKLLLAQGKNGKLTSESVEAIVTRRTDIHYPKPKVISITQSTELGTLYSIEELLEIKEVAKKYNLKIHMDGARFANAVAAMNKSPAEITWKTGVDVLCFCGTKNGMALGEAILFFNKQLAEDFDYRCKQAGQLASKMRFISAPWLGLLETGAWLKNARHANQCAEYLENKLLNIEGVDLMFPREANAVFVKLPEQVIHSLKANNWQFYTFIGVGGVRFMCSWNTTQSRIDELIDDIKKAKIAM from the coding sequence ATGAGTAACCAGTTAGAGCAATTTGCAAGTGATAATTCCTCTGGAATTTGTCCAGAAGCGCTGGAATATATGATTAGGGCAAATCAAGGTAGTGTTCCAGCTTATGGAAATGATGAATGGACTCAAAAGGCAACAGATTATTTTCGGGAACTCTTTGAAATTGATTGTGAAGTATTTTTTACCTTTAATGGTACAGCCGCCAATTCTTTATCTTTGGCAGCCCTTTGTCAGTCATATCACAGCGTCATTTGCCATGAAACATCTCACATAGAAACAGATGAATGTGGCGCACCTGAATTTGCATCCAATGGTTCTAAACTGTTACTAGCTCAAGGTAAAAATGGCAAGTTAACATCAGAATCGGTAGAGGCAATTGTCACTAGACGGACTGACATCCATTATCCCAAGCCTAAAGTTATTAGTATTACACAATCAACAGAATTAGGAACTTTATATTCTATTGAAGAACTTCTAGAAATTAAAGAAGTTGCGAAAAAGTATAACTTAAAGATTCACATGGATGGCGCTCGTTTTGCAAATGCAGTTGCTGCGATGAATAAAAGCCCTGCTGAAATTACTTGGAAAACTGGAGTAGATGTATTGTGCTTTTGTGGGACTAAAAATGGAATGGCATTAGGTGAAGCGATTCTTTTCTTCAACAAACAGTTAGCAGAAGATTTTGATTATCGATGTAAGCAAGCAGGTCAGTTAGCCTCAAAAATGCGGTTTATTTCTGCTCCCTGGTTAGGTTTATTAGAAACTGGTGCTTGGCTAAAAAATGCCAGACATGCCAATCAATGCGCTGAATACTTAGAAAATAAACTATTAAATATAGAAGGCGTTGATTTGATGTTTCCCAGAGAAGCCAATGCCGTGTTTGTTAAGTTACCTGAACAAGTTATTCACAGCTTAAAAGCAAATAACTGGCAGTTTTATACATTTATTGGTGTGGGAGGAGTACGTTTTATGTGTTCTTGGAACACGACTCAATCAAGGATTGATGAATTGATTGATGATATAAAAAAAGCCAAAATAGCTATGTGA
- a CDS encoding ABC transporter ATP-binding protein yields MTEPLIELKGVSKSFGSHKVLDNVDLTIYRGEALGIIGPSGTGKSTILRVMAGLLSPDEGEIYVQGVRRDGLIEDGGQQVGIGMVFQQAALFDSLTVEENVGFLLYQNSKLPRSRIRDLVREKLEMVGLPSISDLYPAELSGGMRKRVSFARAIMSNPDNPSEGPEVLLYDEPTAGLDPIASTVIEDLIRYLQCLHGVCSTYAVVTHQDSTIRRTADRLIFLYEGKVQWQGTVSEIYNTENPLIKQFISGSVKGPIQVVG; encoded by the coding sequence ATGACTGAACCATTGATTGAACTGAAAGGTGTTTCTAAGTCCTTTGGTAGCCATAAAGTTCTAGATAATGTAGACTTAACCATTTACCGGGGAGAAGCACTGGGGATTATTGGGCCATCAGGGACTGGTAAATCAACAATTTTACGGGTAATGGCGGGGTTACTTAGTCCAGATGAAGGAGAAATTTATGTGCAAGGGGTGCGGCGAGACGGTTTGATTGAGGATGGTGGCCAGCAGGTTGGCATTGGTATGGTGTTTCAGCAGGCGGCGCTATTTGATTCGCTGACGGTGGAGGAGAATGTGGGATTTTTACTTTATCAAAATTCAAAGCTGCCGCGATCGCGTATTCGAGATTTGGTACGAGAAAAATTGGAGATGGTAGGTTTGCCATCAATCAGCGACCTTTATCCAGCCGAACTTTCTGGGGGAATGCGAAAACGGGTAAGTTTTGCCCGTGCAATTATGTCTAACCCTGATAATCCCTCAGAAGGCCCAGAAGTTCTACTATACGACGAACCGACAGCCGGACTCGATCCCATTGCCTCAACAGTAATCGAAGATTTAATCCGCTATTTGCAATGTCTACATGGAGTTTGTAGTACCTATGCTGTTGTTACTCACCAAGACAGCACTATCCGCCGGACAGCTGATAGACTTATATTTCTCTATGAAGGCAAAGTGCAGTGGCAGGGTACAGTTAGTGAGATATACAACACAGAAAATCCGTTGATCAAACAATTTATAAGTGGAAGTGTGAAAGGGCCGATTCAAGTTGTCGGTTAG
- a CDS encoding MlaD family protein, with translation MRGLMTSRFASGRTFREGSVGLLLLLGIGVFGLLFLWLNRFTAAGRSYKIIVEFANAGGMQKGAIVRYRGVKVGTIDKILPKANAIDVEIEIAQTDLIMPRNVLVEANQSGLISESIIDITPKTTLPTGGVLAKPLDRSCDTSLIVCNGSRLKGQIGISVDELIRSSTELSAAYNNPKFYRNVNRVLETTTGAASSFTELSQDLQGLTKSLRQQLNTFSSTANSVQRATNQLNTSANQTVNKFGDTATQANRLIKNLDNLLTTNRSSLVGALNNITQTSNQLRVTVSSLSPSINRLTQGELLNNLETLSANAAQASANLRDASKTLNDPKNVVLLQQTLDSARVTFENTQKITSDLDELTGDPNFRKNLRQLVNGLSGLVSSTQDMQQQVQVATTLDSVKAAVNKQKNLIPTPVPTKQAMSNDKSLPVYTVNPSPANFESAEITLEPTPSPSIPNSSQEVLLKQLREYGKQREQLETGK, from the coding sequence ATGCGAGGTCTGATGACAAGCCGCTTCGCGTCTGGGCGAACATTTAGAGAAGGCTCTGTGGGGTTGTTGCTCCTGCTAGGAATAGGGGTATTTGGGTTACTCTTTCTGTGGTTAAATAGATTTACTGCTGCTGGCCGTTCATACAAAATTATTGTAGAATTTGCTAACGCTGGCGGAATGCAAAAGGGAGCAATAGTTCGCTATCGAGGTGTTAAAGTCGGAACTATTGACAAGATTCTACCAAAGGCGAATGCTATCGATGTAGAAATTGAAATTGCCCAAACTGACTTAATTATGCCCCGGAATGTACTGGTGGAAGCTAATCAAAGTGGATTAATTAGCGAAAGTATTATCGACATCACACCAAAAACAACATTACCTACTGGGGGTGTGCTTGCTAAACCCCTAGATAGAAGTTGTGATACCAGTCTCATTGTCTGTAATGGCTCTCGCTTAAAAGGTCAGATTGGCATCAGTGTTGATGAACTAATTCGCAGTTCAACTGAGCTATCTGCTGCATACAATAACCCCAAATTTTATAGAAATGTCAATAGGGTTCTAGAAACTACCACAGGCGCAGCATCGAGTTTTACTGAACTAAGTCAGGATTTACAAGGTTTGACCAAAAGCTTGCGACAACAACTAAATACATTTTCAAGCACTGCCAATTCAGTGCAACGAGCGACAAATCAACTTAATACATCCGCAAATCAAACAGTAAATAAATTTGGTGATACTGCAACTCAAGCAAATCGTTTGATTAAAAATCTGGATAATCTGTTGACAACAAATCGTTCTTCGCTGGTTGGCGCTTTAAACAATATTACCCAAACCAGCAACCAACTACGTGTTACAGTCAGTAGCCTATCACCATCGATCAATCGATTGACTCAAGGAGAATTACTCAACAATTTAGAAACTCTTTCAGCAAATGCAGCCCAAGCCTCAGCTAATTTACGCGATGCTTCTAAAACTTTAAACGATCCCAAGAATGTGGTGTTGCTGCAACAAACTTTAGATTCAGCACGAGTCACCTTTGAAAATACCCAAAAAATTACATCTGATTTAGATGAATTGACAGGCGATCCTAATTTCCGCAAAAATTTACGGCAATTGGTAAATGGTTTAAGTGGTTTAGTCTCTTCTACACAAGATATGCAGCAACAAGTGCAAGTTGCTACTACTCTAGATTCGGTAAAAGCTGCTGTGAACAAACAAAAGAATCTAATTCCTACCCCAGTACCAACCAAACAGGCGATGTCCAATGACAAGTCGCTACCTGTCTACACAGTTAATCCTTCACCTGCTAATTTTGAAAGTGCTGAAATCACCCTTGAACCAACCCCCAGTCCGTCTATCCCTAACTCATCTCAAGAAGTTCTGTTGAAACAGCTGCGGGAGTATGGTAAGCAACGGGAGCAACTAGAGACAGGAAAATAA
- a CDS encoding TetR family transcriptional regulator, with the protein MNDSPLTPERILDAAEEVLRRYGLAKATVVDVARFLEVSHGTIYRHFPSKAALRDAVAERWLHRVSTPLAAIAQEPGSARERLHRWFEQLMTLKRQKVLKEPELFATYSAITQEARGVVEAHVTELLRQIAQIIESGISTNEFRVTDPQVAAKAVLQATVRFHHPAHASEWSDPDIDRDFAQVWRLVLAGLVVVQQF; encoded by the coding sequence ATGAATGATTCACCTTTGACACCGGAGCGGATTCTCGATGCAGCAGAAGAAGTTTTGCGTCGTTACGGTCTGGCAAAGGCAACAGTGGTCGATGTGGCTCGCTTTTTAGAGGTGAGCCACGGCACGATTTATCGGCATTTTCCCAGCAAAGCTGCCCTGCGAGATGCAGTGGCAGAACGGTGGCTGCATCGGGTTTCCACACCGCTAGCAGCGATCGCCCAAGAGCCAGGTTCCGCCAGAGAACGGTTGCACCGATGGTTTGAACAACTCATGACTCTGAAACGTCAAAAAGTCTTAAAAGAGCCAGAGTTATTTGCAACCTATTCAGCGATTACCCAAGAGGCGCGAGGGGTAGTTGAAGCTCACGTTACTGAACTGCTTAGGCAGATTGCTCAAATCATAGAGAGCGGTATTTCCACTAACGAGTTTAGAGTAACCGATCCGCAAGTAGCAGCTAAAGCAGTCCTTCAAGCGACAGTTCGCTTTCACCATCCAGCCCACGCATCCGAATGGAGCGATCCAGATATCGATAGGGACTTTGCCCAAGTATGGCGCTTGGTACTTGCTGGTCTTGTAGTGGTTCAGCAGTTTTGA
- a CDS encoding aldo/keto reductase, with amino-acid sequence MLSRQLGKNGSMISALGLGCMGMSDVYGPADRKESIATIHAALDAGINLLDTGDFYGMGHNEMLLNEALTGRRENVFIAVKFGALRSPDGNFLGFDGRPEAVKTSLAYTLKRLGTDYIDLYQPARLDPKVPIEETIGAISEMVKAGYVRQIGLSEVGADVIRRAHKTHPIASLQIEYSLLSRSIEDEILPTVRELGIAVTAYGVLSRGLLSGHWSKERSEQAQDYRVHLPRFSGENLDRNLLLVEALRLIAEERNATVVQVAIAWVLSQGNDIIPLIGARRCDRLNEALGALDLHLNKDDIARIEAAVPLNAVAGDRYGPEQMAMLNSEKR; translated from the coding sequence ATGTTGTCGCGTCAACTCGGAAAAAACGGTTCAATGATATCGGCGCTTGGGCTTGGCTGTATGGGTATGTCTGATGTTTATGGGCCAGCCGATCGCAAGGAAAGTATTGCAACAATTCATGCAGCGCTTGATGCAGGTATTAACTTACTGGATACAGGCGACTTTTACGGCATGGGACACAATGAAATGCTGCTAAACGAAGCCTTGACAGGACGGCGGGAAAATGTCTTCATTGCCGTTAAATTCGGTGCGTTGCGCTCTCCTGATGGCAACTTTCTTGGCTTCGATGGTCGCCCTGAAGCCGTGAAGACTTCACTTGCCTATACATTGAAACGACTGGGAACCGATTACATTGACCTTTACCAACCAGCCCGACTCGATCCGAAAGTGCCTATTGAAGAGACTATTGGGGCGATTAGCGAAATGGTGAAAGCTGGATATGTTCGCCAGATTGGTTTATCTGAAGTGGGTGCAGATGTAATTCGCCGCGCTCATAAGACTCATCCGATCGCTTCGCTTCAGATTGAATATTCCCTCCTGAGTCGTAGCATTGAAGATGAGATCCTGCCAACCGTCCGGGAATTGGGCATTGCTGTCACCGCTTATGGAGTTCTCTCACGGGGATTGTTGAGCGGTCACTGGTCGAAAGAACGCTCTGAGCAAGCGCAAGACTATCGAGTACATCTACCCCGCTTCTCTGGAGAGAATCTGGATCGCAATTTGTTGCTAGTCGAAGCCCTGCGCCTGATTGCCGAAGAACGGAATGCCACGGTTGTTCAAGTGGCAATTGCTTGGGTGCTGTCGCAAGGAAACGACATTATACCGCTAATTGGCGCACGGCGTTGCGATCGCTTAAATGAAGCTCTGGGTGCATTGGATTTACACTTAAATAAGGATGATATCGCCCGGATTGAGGCAGCCGTGCCACTAAATGCCGTCGCAGGCGATCGCTATGGCCCAGAACAAATGGCAATGCTCAATAGTGAAAAGAGGTAA
- a CDS encoding Tudor-knot domain-containing protein: MDKSIIQLVDELPTDNITVKVLKALDYVAPGEWSNLTGFDNSIRSITGETDAKVIQRIRDRAAVLYQDPQKGYEFAIKLYQTIDKADTAMAAAALANKVSEKIGFLSFLGNITPKADVTQSIDLALKIAVEIIAFCKLNGIPQPNPQEFANSLANNYQNASLMRMVALVCIDGILPLGPDFLSKIHNVISGADTSAITQNPVFSAINNFLPGSNPSDKVGFLSQSFNSVQGWMNDLVSKTGITPQSISSHLGNFIQIADDNLDFVAAFLDQTTNYYEHTGTQTVARGLILEAYTLVKEEIKQEQQKPIQDVSSASAVKSDNNQYEVSKTVEVWDSEEEDWYQGTIEKIQEDQFFIHYLGYGSSYDEWVGEDDIRTRDLRAADDNGYAVGQKVKCWDEEQEAWYSATIQQIQNQQYFVRYAGYDSSYDEWVDSDEIS; the protein is encoded by the coding sequence ATGGATAAATCAATTATTCAGTTGGTTGACGAATTACCGACTGACAATATTACTGTCAAAGTTTTAAAGGCTCTTGATTACGTAGCACCAGGTGAGTGGAGCAATTTGACGGGGTTTGATAATAGTATTCGCAGCATTACCGGAGAAACCGATGCTAAGGTAATTCAGAGAATCCGCGATCGCGCTGCCGTCTTATACCAAGATCCTCAAAAAGGCTATGAGTTTGCAATCAAACTTTATCAAACAATTGATAAGGCAGATACAGCTATGGCAGCAGCAGCTTTAGCGAATAAAGTTAGTGAGAAAATCGGCTTTCTGTCTTTTTTAGGCAACATTACTCCCAAAGCTGATGTCACTCAATCCATTGACTTAGCACTGAAAATCGCCGTCGAAATCATCGCCTTTTGCAAACTAAATGGTATTCCTCAACCTAACCCCCAAGAGTTTGCTAATTCCCTTGCGAACAACTATCAAAATGCATCCTTAATGCGGATGGTAGCTTTGGTTTGTATAGACGGAATACTACCATTAGGCCCCGACTTTCTTAGCAAAATTCATAACGTTATTAGTGGCGCTGATACTAGCGCAATAACTCAAAATCCGGTTTTCTCGGCTATCAATAACTTTCTTCCTGGTAGTAATCCCTCTGATAAAGTTGGTTTTCTCAGTCAGAGTTTTAACTCCGTCCAAGGCTGGATGAATGATTTAGTATCTAAAACAGGGATAACTCCGCAATCAATTTCTAGTCATTTAGGTAATTTTATTCAGATTGCTGATGATAATTTAGATTTCGTCGCCGCATTTCTAGATCAAACTACCAATTACTACGAACATACAGGAACTCAAACTGTCGCTCGTGGATTGATTTTGGAAGCATACACTTTAGTAAAAGAAGAAATTAAACAAGAGCAACAAAAGCCGATCCAAGATGTTTCGTCTGCTTCTGCTGTCAAGTCAGATAACAATCAGTATGAAGTCAGCAAAACTGTAGAAGTTTGGGATAGTGAAGAGGAAGATTGGTATCAGGGAACAATTGAAAAAATCCAAGAAGACCAATTCTTTATTCATTACCTTGGCTACGGTTCATCTTATGACGAATGGGTAGGCGAAGATGACATTCGGACTCGCGATCTTCGCGCTGCTGATGACAATGGATATGCAGTTGGTCAAAAAGTAAAATGTTGGGATGAAGAGCAAGAGGCTTGGTATTCTGCAACGATTCAGCAAATCCAAAATCAGCAATACTTTGTTCGCTATGCTGGTTATGACTCATCTTATGATGAGTGGGTTGATAGCGATGAGATTTCTTAA